A section of the Uloborus diversus isolate 005 unplaced genomic scaffold, Udiv.v.3.1 scaffold_127, whole genome shotgun sequence genome encodes:
- the LOC129232558 gene encoding uncharacterized protein LOC129232558: METDKLYTVLQLCDSAFPTGGFSHSMGIESAFQNHLIKSEDDLKSFIISSLENVGSSAIPFLKLSHENFKDYLKLEVLDSLHNSLLMNHVAYKASIQQGKSFLNTSCNVFQLPEITNLKALVEKEKLHGHLAITFASVCASLQIPAFEMGKMFLFNSLRTIISSLVRLGKVGAIQVL, translated from the exons ATGGAAACGGATAAATTGTACACTGTATTACAACTTTGTGACAGTG CTTTTCCTACTGGAGGATTTTCTCACAGCATGGGAATTGAATCTGCATTTCAGAATCATCTTATAAAAAGTGAAG atgatttgaaaagttttataattaGTAGCCTCGAAAATGTTG gaTCATCTGCTATTCCGTTTCTAAAGTTATcacatgaaaatttcaaagattaTCTAAAGCTAGAAGTATTAGATTCTTTGCATAATTCTTTATTAATGAACCATGTTGCTTATAAGGCTAGTATACAACAG GGAAAGTCCTTCCTAAATACTTCTTGCAATGTTTTTCAACTGCCAGAAATTACCAATCTGAAAGCCttagttgaaaaagaaaaactccaTGGACATTTG GCTATTACATTTGCTTCAGTTTGTGCATCGTTACAAATTCCAGCTTTTGAAatgggaaaaatgtttttatttaattctttacgGACAATTATCTCTAGCCTTGTAAGACTTGGTAAAGTGGGTGCTATTCAG GTATTATAG